One genomic window of Numida meleagris isolate 19003 breed g44 Domestic line chromosome 1, NumMel1.0, whole genome shotgun sequence includes the following:
- the SLITRK6 gene encoding SLIT and NTRK-like protein 6, producing MKLWIFMVCSVLVASDPFQSETSFSRVRGSCQSLCSCEEKDDTMIINCEERGIKTVSEINVPPSRPFHLNLLNNGLTMLHVNDFAGLVNAISLHLGFNNIADIEPGAFNGLSLLKQLHINHNSLEILKEDTFDGLENLEFLQADNNFITVIEASAFSKLSRLKVLILNDNAIEYLPPNIFRFVPLTHLDLRGNQLQTLPYVGFLEHIGRILDLQLEDNKWACNCDLLQLKTWLENMPPQSIIGDVVCNSPPVIKGSILNRLKKESLCPIPTVNELEDPSGSLPLVVTTSVSDSHLSTKVIPILKAPTKETNLMLHTSKPTTQFPGIYCPIPCHCTSHMLSGVLMHCQERNIESLSDLGPPPTNPKKLILAGNIIQTLLKSDLVDYASLEMLHLGNNRIEILEEGAFMNLTRLQKLYLNGNHLTKLSQNLFLGLHHLEYLYLEYNAIKEVLPGTFNTMPKLKVLYLNNNLLQTLPPHIFSGVPLARLNLKTNQFAHLPVSNVLDELDMLVQIELEDNPWDCTCDSVGLQKWIQKLSKNTIMGDIFCKSPGHLEKKELKSLNSEVLCPDLMNSPALPTHASFVVVTTSTTTSNTADTILQSLTDAVPLSVLILGLLIVFIIIVFCAAGIVVLVLHRRRRCKKKQANEQMRDSSPVHLQYSMYGHKTTHHTTERPAAALYEQRMVTPMVQVYHSPSFSPKHTEQQEEGCEKAANDSKHLRRSLLERENSSPLTGSNVKYTATDQSAEFLSFQDASCLYRNILEKERELQQLGITEYLRKNIVQLQPEMEVHYPGTHEELKLMETLMYSRPRKVFLEQTKNEYFELKANLHAEPDYLEVLEQQT from the coding sequence ATGAAGCTCTGGATTTTTATGGTATGTTCAGTTCTGGTTGCATCTGATCCTTTCCAGTcagaaacttctttttctagAGTCAGAGGATCTTGTCAGAGTTTGTGttcctgtgaagaaaaggaTGACACTATGATTATAAACTGTGAAGAAAGAGGCATCAAGACTGTGTCAGAAATAAATGTCCCACCATCACGGCCTTTCCATCTTAATTTGTTAAACAATGGCCTGACAATGCTACATGTGAATGATTTTGCTGGCCTTGTTAATGCTATCTCTCTACATCTTGGATTTAATAATATTGCAGATATTGAGCCTGGGGCTTTCAATGGTCTCAGCCTCCTTAAGCAACTTCATATCAATCACAATTCTTTAGAAATACTTAAAGAAGATACATTTGATGGATTGGAAAATTTGGAATTTCTTCAAGCAGACAACAATTTCATCACAGTGATTGAAGCAAGTGCCTTTAGCAAGCTCAGTAGGCTTAAAGTGCTTATTTTGAATGATAATGCTATTGAGTACCTTCCTCCAAACATATTTCGTTTTGTGCCATTGACCCATTTAGATCTTCGTGGAAACCAGTTACAGACGCTACCATATGTTGGCTTTTTAGAACACATTGGTAGAATACTAGACCTTCAGTTGGAAGATAATAAATGGGCTTGTAACTGTGATTTGCTTCAGCTGAAAACATGGCTAGAAAACATGCCTCCCCAGTCAATAATAGGAGATGTTGTATGCAATAGCCCTCCAGTTATCAAAGGCAGCATATTGAACAGGTTGAAAAAAGAATCACTTTGTCCCATTCCTACTGTCAATGAACTTGAAGATCCTTCAGGGTCACTGCCCTTGGTTGTAACCACCTCTGTCAGTGATAGTCACCTGTCAACTAAGGTCATTCCTATCCTGAAAGCTCCTactaaagaaacaaatttaatgCTTCATACTTCAAAGCCAACTACACAATTTCCAGGAATCTATTGTCCCATTCCCTGTCACTGCACCAGCCATATGCTCTCAGGAGTTCTCATGCACTGTCAGGAGCGAAATATTGAAAGCTTGTCTGATTTAGGACCTCCTCCTACAAATCCTAAAAAGCTTATTCTAGCTGGAAACATTATTCAGACACTACTTAAGTCAGATCTCGTGGACTATGCTAGTCTGGAAATGCTTCATCTGGGGAACAATCGTATTGAAATCCTTGAGGAAGGAGCCTTCATGAATCTGACTAGACTGCAGAAACTGTATCTCAATGGCAATCATCTTACAAAGCTAAGTCAGAATCTCTTCCTTGGCCTGCATCACCTTGAATATTTGTACCTTGAATATAATGCCATCAAAGAAGTTTTACCAGGGACATTCAATACAATGCCAAAACTTAAGGTCCTCTACTTAAATAATAACCTTTTGCAGACTTTACCACCCCATATCTTTTCTGGGGTTCCACTTGCCAGattaaatctgaaaacaaaccagTTTGCTCATTTGCCTGTGAGCAATGTCTTGGATGAACTGGATATGCTGGTACAAATTGAACTTGAAGACAACCCCTGGGATTGTACATGTGATTCAGTTGGATTGCAAAAATGGATACAAAAGCTGAGTAAGAATACAATTATGGGTGACATTTTTTGTAAATCTCCAGgacacttagaaaaaaaagaactgaaatccCTCAACAGTGAAGTCTTGTGTCCAGATTTAATGAACAGCCCTGCCCTACCAACTCATGccagttttgttgttgtaacAACTTCTACTACTACTAGCAACACTGCAGACACCATCCTGCAATCACTTACGGATGCTGTCCCACTTTCTGTTCTAATACTGGGACTTCTAATTGTGTTTATAATTATTGTATTTTGTGCAGCAGGAATAGTTGTTCTGGTTCTGCATCGGCGGCGAagatgtaaaaagaaacaagccaaTGAACAAATGAGGGATAGTAGCCCAGTTCACCTTCAGTACAGCATGTATGGGCATAAGACAACACACCACACAACAGAGcgtccagctgcagctctctatGAGCAACGTATGGTTACTCCCATGGTTCAGGTCTATCACAGCCCATCCTTCAGCCCAAAGCATACTGAACAACAAGAAGAGGGATGTGAGAAAGCAGCTAATGATTCCAAACATCTCCGCAGAAGTCTCCTGGAAAGAGAGAATAGTTCACCACTTACTGGTTCAAATGTCAAATATACGGCTACAGATCAATCTGCagaatttctgtcttttcaagATGCCAGCTGCTTGTATAGAAACATTcttgaaaaagagagagaactgcAGCAACTTGGAATCACAGagtacttaagaaaaaatattgtccAACTCCAGCCTGAAATGGAAGTACATTATCCTGGAACACATGAGGAACTAAAGCTAATGGAGACACTAATGTACTCCAGACCAAGAAAGGTTTTTCTAGAACAAACTAAGAATGAGTATTTTGAACTCAAAGCTAATTTACATGCTGAGCCTGACTACCTGGAAGTCCTGGAGCAGCAAACATGA